The DNA segment TCTCGCTAAATAGGGGGCGGGGATGGGGGCGAAGGCGAAGGGACGCTGGCTGGTAGTCGCCATCCCCTATCTGTGGCTGCTGGCGCTGTTCCTGGTGCCGTTCCTGATCGTCTTCAAGATCAGCCTGTCCCAGGACGCCATCGCCCAGCCACCCTATTTCCCGACCTTCGATTTGGCCGAGGGGTGGGCGGTCTTCAAGGAGAACTTCAGCGAGCTCTCCTTCGAGAATTACGGCTATGTGCTGAGCTGGGACAACGAGTTCATCGAGGCCTATGTCTCAAGCCTCGTGATCGCCGGCATCTCCACATTCCTGCTGCTTCTTGTCGGCTACCCCATGGCCTATGCCATGGCGCGGGCGCCAAAATCGATCCGCCCGACGCTGCTGATGCTGGTGATCCTGCCGTTCTGGACCTCCTTCCTGATCCGGGTCTATGCCTGGATCGGCATCCTCTCGCCCGAGGGGCTGCTCAATCAGCTGCTGTTCGCGCTGGGGCTGATCGACAATCCGCTGCAGATCCTGGCCACGGACACGGCGGTCTATATCGGCATCGTCTATTCCTACCTGCCGTTCATGATCCTGCCGCTGTACTCGACGCTGGAGAAGATGGACGAGACGCTGCTGGAAGCGGCCGCGGATCTTGGCTGCCCGCCCCTCGCCGCGTTCTGGAAGATCACCTGGCCGCTCTCGCTGCCGGGCGTCTTCGCCGGCTGCCTGCTGTGCTTCATCCCGGCGGTGGGCGAGTTCGTCATCCCCGACCTGCTCGGCGGCTCCGACACGCTGATGATCGGCAAGGTGCTGTGGACCGAGTTCTCGGTGAACCGCTCCTGGACCGTCTCCTCCGCGGTGGCGGTGCTGCTGCTGCTGGTGCTGGTGGTGCCGATCGTGCTGTACCAGAACGTGCAGCAGCGCGAACTCGAGGGCCGGTGATGGACAAGAAGCTCTCTCCGTTCAACGTCACCTCGCTGGTGTTCGGCTTCACCTTTCTCTACCTGCCGATCGTGCTGCTGGTGATCTACTCCTTCAACGCCTCGCGGCTGGTGACGGTGTGGGCCGGGTTCTCCACCCACTGGTACGGGGAACTGCTACGCAACCAGCAGCTTCTCGATGCGGCCTGGGTGACACTGCGCGTGGCGTTCCTCACCGCCTGCTTCGCCACCGTGCTGGGTACGCTGGCGGCGATCACGCTGACCCGCTATGGCCGCTTCCTCGGGCGGACCATGTTCTCGGGCATGATCTACGCGCCCCTCGTCATGCCCGATGTCATCACCGGCCTGTCGCTGCTGTTGCTGTTCGTGGCGGTGAATTTCGACCGTGGTTTCTGGACCATCACGCTGGCGCACATCACCTTCACCATGTGCTTCGTCTGCGTGGTGGTGCAGTCGCGGCTGGTGACGTTCGACCGCAGCCTGGAAGAGGCGGCGCTGGATCTGGGCTGCCCGCCGTTCAAGACGTTCTTCGTCATCACCCTGCCCATCATCCTGCCGGCGGTGGTGTCGGGCTGGATGCTGGCCTTCACGCTTTCGCTCGACGACCTGGTCATCGCCAGCTTCACCACCGGCCCGGGGGCGACCACGCTTCCCATGCGCATCTACTCGCAGGTGCGCCTGGGCGTGACGCCCGAGATCAACGCGGTCTGCACCATCCTGATCGGCATCGTGACCGTGGTGGTCATCGCCGCCTCGGTCATCACCAAGCGGCAGGAGGTCGAACGCCAGAAGGCCGAGCGGCTGGCGGCGGCGGGCTAATTCCTGTCACGATTTCGTGGCTAGAGTGGTGTTCAATCACCTTGTCCGGCATAACGCTGCCGGTGAGCCCTCTTTGTTGTTTTGCGTCGAGCCTGCTTCATGAGTTTATCCGACATGCCGCAAGCGCCGGCGGACTTCGGCGGTTCTTCCACCCATGAGGCGAGTGCCGCCGCGATGCGCGAGCGGCGTAGCGTAGTGCGGCGCACCCTGCGCGGCGCGGCGATGGGCCTATGGGGCGCGGTCCTGCTGACCGGTACCTATCTCATCATCGAGCAGCTGATCGGCAATTTCCACACCGTCGTTCCCGGTCAGCTCTACCGTTCGGCGCAGATCGACGCCGACGAACTGCCCGCGATTCAGGCGAAGTACGGCGTGCGCACGGTGATCAACCTGCGCGGCGCTTCCTCCAAGCCCTGGCACGCCGCCGAGGTCGCCGAAAGCGAGCGTCTCGGCATGACCCATATCGATTATGGTCTGTCGGCGGGCCGTGAACTCACCCAGAAGCAGGTCGAGGAACTCGTCACCATCATGCGCGACGCGCCCAAGCCCATTCTGGTGCACTGCAAGGGCGGGTCGGACCGTTCCGGCATTGCCTCCGCGCTCTATATCGCGGCCATCGAGAAGGGCAGCGAAGAGGCGGCGGAGTGGCAGCTTTCGCTGTTCTATGGCCATTTCCCCATCCCCTACTTCCCGGCCTGGGCGATGGACGAGACCTTCGAGCGCATCGAGCCCTGGCTCGGCTATAGCGGCTCCTGAGCCGGTTGGTGCGCGGGGACAGGCGGGACATTCCGGCGCGCGCGGCGCCGTGACGGTGTAGGCTTGGCCTCACACCCGAATCGACCCCGCTGACGTTTCACAATCGCCGAGATCCGATGCCGCTGCGCCTGCTCCCCTCCGCCCTGGTCGACCGCATCGCCGCGGGCGAGGTGGTGGAGCGTCCGGCGGCGGCGCTGAAGGAAATCGTCGAGAACGCGATCGACGCCGGCGCCACCCGCATCGAGATCGTCATCGATGGCGGCGGCCGGCGGCTGCTCCGCGTCACCGATGATGGCGGCGGCATGGATGCGCGCGAACTGGCACTGGCGGTGGAGCGCCACGCCACCTCCAAGCTCGACGACGAGGACCTGCTCGCCATCGCCACGCTCGGCTTTCGCGGCGAGGCGCTGGCGTCGATCGGTGCCGTCGCCCGGCTTTCCATCGTCAGCCGCCCGGCGCGGGCGGACGAGGCGTACGAGGTG comes from the Ancylobacter pratisalsi genome and includes:
- a CDS encoding ABC transporter permease subunit gives rise to the protein MGAKAKGRWLVVAIPYLWLLALFLVPFLIVFKISLSQDAIAQPPYFPTFDLAEGWAVFKENFSELSFENYGYVLSWDNEFIEAYVSSLVIAGISTFLLLLVGYPMAYAMARAPKSIRPTLLMLVILPFWTSFLIRVYAWIGILSPEGLLNQLLFALGLIDNPLQILATDTAVYIGIVYSYLPFMILPLYSTLEKMDETLLEAAADLGCPPLAAFWKITWPLSLPGVFAGCLLCFIPAVGEFVIPDLLGGSDTLMIGKVLWTEFSVNRSWTVSSAVAVLLLLVLVVPIVLYQNVQQRELEGR
- a CDS encoding ABC transporter permease subunit, producing MDKKLSPFNVTSLVFGFTFLYLPIVLLVIYSFNASRLVTVWAGFSTHWYGELLRNQQLLDAAWVTLRVAFLTACFATVLGTLAAITLTRYGRFLGRTMFSGMIYAPLVMPDVITGLSLLLLFVAVNFDRGFWTITLAHITFTMCFVCVVVQSRLVTFDRSLEEAALDLGCPPFKTFFVITLPIILPAVVSGWMLAFTLSLDDLVIASFTTGPGATTLPMRIYSQVRLGVTPEINAVCTILIGIVTVVVIAASVITKRQEVERQKAERLAAAG
- a CDS encoding dual specificity protein phosphatase family protein; this translates as MSLSDMPQAPADFGGSSTHEASAAAMRERRSVVRRTLRGAAMGLWGAVLLTGTYLIIEQLIGNFHTVVPGQLYRSAQIDADELPAIQAKYGVRTVINLRGASSKPWHAAEVAESERLGMTHIDYGLSAGRELTQKQVEELVTIMRDAPKPILVHCKGGSDRSGIASALYIAAIEKGSEEAAEWQLSLFYGHFPIPYFPAWAMDETFERIEPWLGYSGS